The genomic region CAGGCGTCGCGCGCCTTTGGTTTGACAATCTACCAGTAGGTAAATTAACATCCTGGGTTGATCTTAATGAGAAATTTCCGGTTCATTTCAGCCAGCAGCGCCGCTCCATTCGAGACTCCGCGGATGTCATGAACTTCAGGCGCATACTCTTTAAATGATGCCCGCGCAACAATTAAAAAGATCACAGCTCAAAAGGAAGTCAAGCAAGAAAATCACGAAAGGCAGTGGACGCCTCTTACCAAGACACCTGCGGAAGTGCTAAGCACCGAGAATTACCAGTtcaaaacaccaccaccaatGAAAAACAAGAGAGGACAAGATCCAAACTTCTACTGTATCACAAAGATAATGGGCACACAAAGATAATGGGCACACAAAGATAATGGGcacaccacaaacaactgcatcagtctgcGCACTGAAATAGAAAAAATGCACTCCAGAGTGGATAACTTACCCATTTAGTTCAGAACGTGCGCAAAGAAATCAAGCAGATCACACGTGGAGACGAAGAGCCAAGAAACAAAAAAGCTAAGCAAGCCTAAGGGTCCAGGATAGTTCAGCGCGCATGTAATCATAGTTTCCTTCATATTTGGCAGGTTCCTCAACTTGTCAACTTATGGCACAAGGACTATTTACATGCGCAGTAACTTAAGTTTCTTATTTATCCTAATAGCAGCTTTGTACATGGCCTCTGCGCCATATCCAAATCAATACAAAGTCTGTTACACTACACCTTTATATTTTATTACaaatgcatgcaatttcttttggtAAGCACAAAAACACTATGGCAATCCGACACGAGTCTCATGAACGGTCCGCGGTCACAGGTACTGCGCAAGGTCCAGCCCTACGTTTACACATGAGCTTTATATCATCTTTATTTGTCTTAGCTAAACAAAGTAATTGCACTCATGCAAACATTGTAACTAAAACATACCATGCATTCATAAAGTTACTTGCGCGGCAACGCATTAACAAAACTACTTGCGCGGCAGCGCATTGACAAAAGTTACTTGCGCAACAGCGCCTTAACAAAATATAACATAAACGGGATCCGCATCCCAAACAGGTTCAACAACTATCAAGTACAAGACAACCTATTCTAAGTCTTCATCATCGGAAGCATCCGCTTCATCCGGGAGCATATCCTTCAGTTGCGCCACAAAATCGTCAGACTGAAGTGCAGTGGTTACCAAATCCATCACCGGAAGGCGCAAGTTGTTGTACTCTGCTTTAGCAGCAGCATGGGCAGCACCAGTATCAACTCTGCGCGTGGCAGATCTACTGTTGTCCCAATCAACCCTTAGCGCATCATTGACATGTTGGGTACATTCTGCATACCCCTGAGTATATCCGTCATTACGCGCGCTAACCATCAAATTGGCAACAGTCTGATCTAAATCAATTGAGTTTAGGATCGAATTTGCAACCTGCCCAGACAGAAATCACAATAAGAAAATGCACAAACTTATCAGAAATATTACAGGGGGGTTGACATACATTGATAATCCCATGATGCCTCATCCATAGCATATCATTCATCAGAGGTTCAACCAAGCTCTCCACTGTCACCCGGGCAATCTCAGAACTTTTTAATTTCCCTTCAGTCTTGGTCAGACGGCGCGCGGCTTCAGTTTTTTTAACTCTTTCGAGTTGCAAGTCTTTTTTGGCTGACTCAAGCTCCGCCTTGGTTTGTTCCTGATCAGATAATAAAGAAGTGAGTTATTTTATCTCCTTATTTCTAAGCGTAAGGGTGGCGCAGGTTTGTACCTCTCTCTGCCCGCTCATTTCTCTGTGAGAACGAGCTTCATCACGAGCAGCTTCAGCCTCAGCTTtttctttctttaacttttcaatCTCCGCCTTGAGATTGTTAATGTTGTTCCGAAGAACCATCTTCTCACTGTTATCTTTGTCACAAATTTCCTTCCAACGTTTTCGTTCTTCTGAGAGAAAAGCAGCTTCAGATTCAGCCTTCCTCTTCCACCCTGCAGCAGACCACTCCTCTGTTTTCTGCTCACTCTCAAACTCAGCTTGATCAGCATCAAGCTTAGCCCTCAACGCGGCAACCTTCGACTTTTCCTCGGCAACTTCCTTTTTGTACGCTTCGAAAGCATCCCACTCCTTATGCATGCTGCGCAATTCGCGCACTATTCTATGAGTGGTGGAAGTTGAGCTGGCAGTTTCTTCGAGGTATGAACGATAAGTATGATCATGAGATCGTTCCTTTTGGAATTTAACTTCAGCAGGTGGGAAAATACCCTGCGACCAGTCACGGCAAATTTGCCAATCAGAAAAAGGCGCGTGGATTTCAGAAGCTCTATTCTCTGAATAAGTTCGATAATAATAATCCCCCAGAGTCTCGTCCGGGCGGATTGGGGAATCTTCTTCATCTTGAGCAATAAAGCTCTGATCAACAttaactgggttttcttcaataTCATCTCGGGGAGGAGCAGAAGTGGCCACGGAAGAAGGAACGGTTATCACAGGAAACCCTTCTTCAAAAATAGATTTTCCTTTTCCTGACCCATGCGCCACAACCTCAGGAGACTTGGGCTTGGTAGAACCAACGTCAACCGTCTCCACCTCCATCGTTTTCTCCGCTTCCAACTCAACTTCAACAGGCTTCTTCACTTCCACAGCCTTCTCCATCTCTGCAGTCTTGGTACCCTCCAACTGTTCCCTGATAGATACGCGAGGTGGTGATGATGGAAGGTCATCATTAAACACAGATGATGGTTCCGCGCGAGCGGATGGAACAGGCCTCTCTGCAAAGAAAAGCTCAGATTATTTTACGATAAGGAAAAGACAGAAGCTAAGAAGATACCCACCAAGAGAAAGCTTCGCAGCAAGAGCATCTAGGTTGCCCCTCTTAGTGATCTTCTTTCGACCAATCTTCTTCACAGGCTGCGCCACAGCCCCACCTTCTGGCTGTTTCCTCTTCACCGCCTTAGTCCTCAGCAGGGGCTCAGGACTTGAGTCCAAGTCAATTCTTAACATGGATTTTTCAACTTTGTTGCTAATTCTTAAAGAATATCCACCATTTGAGTAATCCAAACCAGGTTTTTTACCAAACGACAGAAAGTTAATACCACGCGGAACTACAGTGGGAGTTTTGGTAATGTCTTCGAAATCATGCACTACTGGGGGCACTTTGGTTTTTTCTTCGAAATCTTGGAATAGCGGGGGTGTTTTGGTAATTTCCTTGACCCCGGAATCTACCTTAGGAGACAGGCGGGATTCTAGTGTTAACTTTTCTTGTGAAAGAAAGCTTATACCTTTTGGTGGTCGGGATACTAGTGGCAACTTTTCTTGTGAAAGAAAGTTTATACCTTTTGGTGGGTGGGTAGATTTTGATGTAATATCAACAAATTTGGGTACCGAACAAGAATTTGTTTCTACTTTTTTAGAACCAGAATTTGAAAGAGGTTTTTGTTCGGGCTTTGACTTGTTTGACTCATTTACGGAGCCTTCACTCGGCTGTGtctgaaaataataataaaaagagaATTAACTTCGTATACATTCTGAAAGGTAAGACTTTCTTATACATTCTAAATTTCATAATATCATATTTACACTTCTAAGCACAAGTATCATATTTACTAATTTCACAGCAAATAAAATATACTTGCAACtttattttttagagtaaaatgccattttcgtccctaaggtttggcagGGGCGGCACCTATGTGTTACAAGGGGTAACCCTGTTGCCCCTTGACGCTCCGACGGCAgtgtaaatttttgaaaaaatttgacgtttttttcaatttcgttacccctttttttgaaacgttacccctatgcggattttctagatccgccactaaggtttggccatttttgcgactttcggccaaaggtttgtttttttgcatctggatccaaaaggtttgaaatcttgtcatttttaTCCGGCACGTTAACTCCATcaatttttctccgttaagtcaggagtattttcttttttttggtaaaggcaattcggtcttttgaatacttatatattatgctaaatgcttgtacataaagtgaaaaagaccgaattgccctttaagttaacaaataAGACGAATAGTCGAATACCCCTAACTttatggagaaaaatggatggagttaacaagccggatgaaaatggcaagcttggtttaaaaaagcgcgcttGAAGCGTGCTTGAGGCGATGAAGCGATGAAGCGATCGGAAAAACGCTTTTTTGGCTCTGAAGCGCTGCATTACATGAAGCGAGCTGAAGCGAGCTTTAAGCGGTGAAGCGTTGAAGCTGTGAAGCGACGCTCCAGCCAATCAGATCACTATTTGGGCCATTTTTTAATATTTGGGCCATTTTTTAAGCGACAAATTCCGGCGACGGAGTTGCTTTCAGCCGGAAACCAGGAAGAagggggaagaagaagaagagagatgCTGACGGCTACGTATATGTcttttaggtttttagggtttttataagttaaggtttttaaacatttaacccctctatctttcatTAGTTTACATTCAGTCCCTAAAACTTCTAACTTTTTACTTAAAAAGTGTAAAGATAGTTTGtctatttaaacatttaaccccctctatcttcagtagttacatttggtccttaaactttttaatttatgcataaaagtacaaaattaacattataaaatacatatatataatatggatagctattttttatacatatatataaaattaacattatatataattatatataatatggagcgcttcgtatacgtgaagctctcgcttcgcgcttgaagcttcgcttaaagcttttggaaccaaaacgcttcggagcgcttcgcgcttttttaaaccaagatggcaagatttcaaaccttttggttccagatgcggaaaaacaaacctttggacgaatgTCACCTacctggccaaacctcagggatgaaaatggcattttactctttttttataaTTGCATAAACAGATAAGAATACGACGTTCTTACTATGGATCATCTCAGATTCTCAGCATATGATGTTCTCTTTGTTATTCAATGACACAAATTGTTACAAAATACACTAACTTCTATTTTAATTAATATGAAATGGATGAATATGATAATCTTAGTGTTTTGAAATAGGCTAATAGCTAAATATGAGATATTATAATATAGAACGATACATGTGAAATATTTAAAGAAAATAAGGCGTTTTACTTCCATTAGCAGGGGCGGACTTACCCCTaccccaaggtgggcgggcgcacccccgggaaaaaaaatTTAATGCTATTTTACGttgaaaatcccgtccgcaccccttggaatttttcctccgcaccccttggaatttttcgtccacacaccttaggtaaaaaatgttatcgatttatattttaaatttttttagtaaactctaattaaaaaaaaaactacctaaattatataaacttatactacccaacttaacccaaatacccaatactttaacccactatttcattaaacataattagCCCACTAATtactagcccattaaccaaactcaacctaagttcaaactataataattaaaataagccCAATAGTCTCTTAGAATTCCTCCCGCCCTCCCTCTCTTGGATCGTCTCCTGCCAGCGATCATCGAACACAACAGCAACCACAACAGCACGTCATCAGCAGCCGCAAACCACCGCCGTCCGACAACAAAGGGTAACAAAAttcttaaataggtttgaaatttcatgtgttttgacgttgtttatggttgtttagatgattttaaGGGTGATTAtattgtttagatgatttttagggtgattacacacgatttctagggttgaaaattaaaattgaaactttatgttatggagcgatgaacttatggatcaatttgtttgtgatgggaaccatgagtagggacgttatggcgcgatttcttttgttttacatgacccgacccgatacgaaccgatttttttacttatatacctagaggcctaaaatttttaaaaatgttccgcacccctatgaaaaaatttctgggtccgccactgtccATTAGATATTTAGATGATAAGTACAAATGATGTAAATAATACCTCGTGAGAAAACATACAAGCTGAACCTCGACTGCAAGAACCCGTTGTTTGATAATTATTGCAGGGATATTTGGATAGTTCATGATCGAATGGACAATCATCACCTTTCATACAAGCGTGGCGCGCAAAAACACAACATGGCTGCAAAATCAAGAAACATCAATCACCGAATTGAGTTGTCCCTTTTCATTTTAAAGCTAATACTTTTAATTAACCATAACCCAAATTGACCAATTCATAATAAATGGATCAAAAACCGAATCACATACCTTGGATTTAGTTAAAGGGGTCGTATCATGAGAGAATTTACACTTCTCACCCTGTCATAAATGAATAGATTTGTAGTGTTACACAAGTACCAAAAGATaaatttaagagtaaattactttttgagtccttgtgttttagcggttttaactatttgagtccaaaatcaaaatgtttaacgccctgagtccctaaacactttttttataaccatttgagtccttttgtgtacaaattttaaccttttgagtccaatttttttaacaaaattggactcgaaccgttataaaatgaacaaaattggactcaaaacgttataaaataaatggctagggactcagggcgttaaactttttgattttggactcaaatggttaaaaccactaaaacacagggactcaaaaaggaATTTACTCATTTAATAATGAAGATAAGAAAGAAAAAGATAATGAAATTATAAGATAAGTAGTAGATAACCTCATGGCATCTTCCATTCATATAGTGACGGCAATATGATATTTTTTTCTCTTTAACCACTGGTTGACGTTTCAACCTCTTGACACCAAGTTTTAACCTCTTTTCAGCTCGTTTAATTCTATCCTTGATCTGTAAAACGTTATAATGGTGACGGGATTAGTTGGAGTAATTCATATGTGAATCTATTAAGTTAATTTGTATATAACACTTGGATATTCTCAGACTAGTAAATAAAAAATGGACCTTTTTCTTTGCTTTTCTTTCCTTGGTCACAACCCGCTTCTTTTTCTTCTCGTTACAGGCATCCTGTTTAAGAAAACAACCCCACTACAGAAAccgaaaccgaatcataattaAACTTTTCAAGCCAAAATAATCAACATAAACAATCCTTATCAAAACAAGGTGAAGTTCTTCACCTTATCAGATTCCGAAACAGGCGGTTTCAACGCGATTGAATCCATAGCAAGTAACCGTTTCAAATCCGATATCCAAATCCTCCTTTATGAACTTCTATAACCCTTTGAAACTTGTGTACAAGtcaaaacaagttccaaaacacTGTTGACCAGACCATTGGAAAAAATAAGTTTCAAATAGTAACAGGTTTCTGTCCAGCTTCAGTTTCATTTCCTATTCTAATTCAATTACGTCTTATAGATCATAGAAACTAAAGATAATAATCATAGAAATAGACAATCCCTTAAAATCACATAAATCTTGATCCAATTAATTGTTCAAATCACGAATCAAGAAGTGGGTTGTTTAGGTCAGACCCTAATTCAAGAGCCTTATAACCCaattgaaaagaaaagaaaagaaatccCCAACTTAACTAACCTGATGATTGACGGTGGTAACACCGCTGAAGTCGAGGGCGTCGCTGATGTTCTTCACTAACCCTAGAGAGAACCCGTTCAAAATTCTCAACCCTAGAGTTTATGGCGGAGACGGTGGCGGGTTTGTGGCGGAGGAGACGGCGGAGGCCGGAGAAGATGAAGATGCCCGGAATCGCTGATGAGTGATGTCACCcgtggtttttctattcaaaccCAATGACCTGTATGACCCGTGCTTTTAATTTACTCAACCCAACTTCTTTTTAGATGACCCATTTCAAccccttatttattttttttaacctaAAACAACCCATTATAGCAATTGCATTAACAATGCAAACTTTTGGATTTTCATACCACTTTGGATGTTTTAAAAGAAATCCAACAAATTAGTAATTACACactcattaattttttttattaaaatagccGTTAGCCAACGGCTAACATTTCAAACAAATGGGTCGTCGTGGGGGAGAAGTTGGGGACGAGACGGGGTTGTGGGGGGCGGTGTGGACTGGGCTCGACGTCCCACCGACGACCCCCATACCGCTTAGCCTAAATGGATTGAATAATAGaatataatttataaatattAGGGTGAACGGAGTGGGCGGTAAACCTCTTTACCGAGCGGTAACACCGCCGCCAACCCCTTTTACCGCTCGGTATCAAAGATGGTTTGGTGAAGCATTACCGAACGACAAATGAAAGATGTGACCGTTGGGGTGATGCtcaacggctatatagccgtttaaaacaaaaaaaaataaattttattttaaaattgaGCTATAAATACCAAACATAATTCATACCCAAACACATTCAAATTCATACCTAAACCAAACCAAAAAATACCAAACATTTACCCAATCATTCCAAAACAAAATGGCGGATGAACTCCCGTTGTTTTTTCCACCCGATAGTAGCGACGATTCATCCGATAGTAGCATTCTTTTTTTTCCAAAATCTTATCGAAGAAGCCGAACTTCAAGACACGGGCACATCTAACCGAAGGAGATATATTGAACGTCAACGTGAGGTGGGCCATTAGACACCCATAGCGGATTATTTTGTCGAAGACCCGAAATACAACGAAGATATTTTTCGGCATACGTTCCGTATGTCAAAATGGGGTGTATTGAGTCGGCCGATGCGAGcaattttagttgtttttttatttagtGTAATGTTATTTTTAATTATTCTATATTTATTATGTTAAAATACATGTTTGAATATTAAATATActagtttaaaaaataaaaaaaaaatatagtttACCTATTCCAAATGTCTAACTACCGCCAATGTTTTTGAGCAATAGATAAACAAAATAGGTAAAATGATGTGGCACTGTTTGATTGGGTGATTTGAGAGTTTACCTATTCaaagtgtctaaccactcccttcacccttgAATATTTTTTGTGATTAAAAGTACGTTTTACATATTATACCCGTTTTAAAATCAATGGTCGGTGGTGTTTCCCACCGACAAACTAACCCTAGCTTTTACAATTAACAATTCTAACCCTAGACTACTACTTTGTTTCAAAAGTTTTGGTTCTCTCATTTCACACCCTCAAACTTTTGACATGAAACACTATTAATTCTCGTCTTTAAATAAGTTACATATTCACTTCTAATTTTTGGTACTTTACAACTTTGACCCATCAACattttctacttaataacttgactcctcgtttttttttaaattactttAATGACTTTACACCATAACGACGAtacataaatatattttttatctATGCCTAAACATGATAATGTCAATATTACTTTTGTGACTTTACACAActgtttaaattacttttatgACCTTACACCActgtttaaattacttttatgACTTTATACCACTGTCTAAAATAATTTTACGATAATCAGATTGAAGTTAAGTTGTTTGATAGTGTATCAATGATATTTGAAAGGTTTCCCAAATACGTTCCATTTTCTGTTTGTAACATATGATAGTGTTGTCTCTCTTTGCAAACTATGGTGTATGTATATCTATGTTAACAGTCTTAATGATCATGTACCCCTTTGTTTGGAATTAGTGTAGAAACTTTGCACAAAGCTAGGTAGGTGCTCATGCAAAGAGTTCAACATTAGACCTTAATATCTTCAAACACACTTTATTTAGTTTTTAAGGAACTACTCAAACATCCAAATCCCTCCTTTATTACATATGATTGATTAGGGTTTAACAGATTTAATCATATGTCTAATGACGACACTTCCCAAACCAATCCACAAGATCCTGATGAGCCTCTTCTGCACATTTCACTTCTGCTGCATCCTCGTCTTTATATCTAACGGTCCAACCATGTGCGACACCAGGATATATTTTTACAAAGTTATTAACCTGCAAACACACCATATGTAAGGGGCACCTTTTTAGCGTGATTATGTGATACTAAAGAATCGAAATCAAATGATCAGTTGCAATATAAAATGTGTTTAATTAAGCTTTTATTGTTTAGAATTGATCTTTTTGGACAAACTTCATTACAAAGTGATGggtaaaatggcaacaaaaaaaaaaaaaaaaaaaaaaaaaacattgttgTGATTAGGATAAAACTGTCCAAATTATATTATTCAACACCTACAATATTAGCAGTCAGAAGCAAAATCGGTTTATACAAGACGTCAAGTTATTATCCTCTTCCATAAATAACATGATGGTGCCTAGATGCATGGGCGGAACCAGAGGGGGTCTATAGGGTCCAATGACTCTCCGGTCACCAGAATTTGTTGGATTTTTAAATATAAAGTTCTAGTTCCCCCACTGCGGCTACATGCTCGAAGTGGTTATTTACAGGCAGATATTTGTTTCCGCATTAGAAGATTTATATGGAAACTGGAAGGTAAAGTTTTAAGTGTAAGACAAAATGTGCACTTAACACTGGCTAAAAATATTACCTCATTTGCGACTAGTGCAGCCTCGAATTCTTTCACGAGTTCTGGTGGAGATCGTTTGTCGATCTCAGCACCTAGTATCCCTATCGGGATCTTAACCCCTAAAATCATCAAATCAATCAGAAAATAATTAATAATTCTCAGAAATTTCTACCCAAATCGTTTAATAATTCTAACTAAAAGACATCAACCTTTTCGTTAATAAATACCAATATTTATTCTTCAAAAAGTCAAACAGGACCCTTTTAAGAACCGAGGGATTATGACAAATGTCGTAGAACAAAACATACCCTTGATATCATCTAAAGTGACAAACGAAGGATGCAAGAGTGCAGCAAATTGTATTTCAGCATCCTTTGCTAGCTCTACAACCACCTTAGctattaaaaacaataaaaggACTCAAGTCAGCTAATTATTATTCAACATTCAGTTATTAACAAAACTGTTCGGAAGCTGGTCTTACCGCCCCAACAAAAACCCGCAGCCCCAATTTTAGTTACACCCTTCTCTTTCAGAGCCTGTATAACTCGTTTAGCAAAATCAACCGCTTGCtcctacaaataaaaaaaaagtacAAATGGTATTTGgttatcacaaaaaaaaaaaaaaaaaaaaaaaaaatcaaagcgGGACTAAATTATTTTGCAGATAACAAGATTCGGATTAAAAAAACTTACGGGCGCATGGTTTTTTAGCCAATCTTCTATGTTGGTTCCGGGAGTCAACGGGTCGCCATAGAAGAAATCCGGAACAAGTACATAATATCCAGCAGCTGCAACTTTGTCTGCAAGTTGCCTGCAAAGTTAAATAAAACAACATATTCACAATCTACACTCAAATACATGTTCCATAAGTAGAAACAAACTTTGACTTCTGAAAGTCAATACACAAGATTCCTTTTACAAAAGTACAATAAATTAATTTTATGCAACTATAGCTATTGTAAACAGTTTACAAACTAATCAATATcaaatttgattttataaaagaaaattgcATAAAAGTTGAAGGTAAAAAACTGTTCATGTTATGGTAAATAGTAAATACCTCAGTTTCGGAGCTCCATAACCTGcacaaaacaaaaataataaattaaagtaACTATAATTAATCTGTATCAGATTAGTAGGTGTTTCAGTGAAGTAGCTTTACGTTgaatttataaatatttatatagatTAAAAATTTAAAACCTAATTTGTTTTAAATCAAACAAGTAAACATCAAATTATAATTAATCCAGATGAGAATGATAATAACTTAATCGGATGAATAATAAATTAGTGGAGTAAATGGATTACCATAAACATCGGAAATAAGAATAACGGCGACTTTGGAATCAGGGTTGCCGGAAACATAGGAATTGAGAGATGCGATTTGTAAAAGATCACCGGATTCTCCGCCGGAGGAGGGCGCCGGTGGGTTTTGGCAGCACTCTGGGCCAGACATTGCTGCAGTGGAATAAGTGGTCGGGTCAACACTACACAACAGATATATATGGTTTTACACTTTAGGGGTTTGCGAAAAGTTGTTATGTCGAAATCACCATCAGTGTTGCATTATTCATGCCTTCCGATTTAGCTTACAATAATAACATGTATGGCTTTTGTTAAGGAAAAATACGTGTTCGCGAACAATTACCGAAAGAGATTTTCATAttcgtgtttgtgtttgtttgttaattttaagtACCAAATATATAGACAGACGAACGCAAACAAACGTTCATGAAAACGcaaacgaacgttcacgaacataaacaagCGTTTATGAATGGAAAGGAACACAAACGAACGTTAATGAACACAAGAGAAACGAACACAATGTTAAATTTCAAATAAATTATGCATTTTTTATCATAAACATTAAGAAGATCCACCCAAAATATACTAATGAATGTGGGAATACTGGAATAGGTTTTATTTGTCTTAGTTAccctaaataaaa from Helianthus annuus cultivar XRQ/B chromosome 10, HanXRQr2.0-SUNRISE, whole genome shotgun sequence harbors:
- the LOC110886294 gene encoding uncharacterized protein LOC110886294 isoform X2; this encodes MDSIALKPPVSESDKDACNEKKKKRVVTKERKAKKKIKDRIKRAEKRLKLGVKRLKRQPVVKEKKISYCRHYMNGRCHEGEKCKFSHDTTPLTKSKPCCVFARHACMKGDDCPFDHELSKYPCNNYQTTGSCSRGSACMFSHETQPSEGSVNESNKSKPEQKPLSNSGSKKVETNSCSVPKFVDITSKSTHPPKGINFLSQEKLPLVSRPPKGISFLSQEKLTLESRLSPKVDSGVKEITKTPPLFQDFEEKTKVPPVVHDFEDITKTPTVVPRGINFLSFGKKPGLDYSNGGYSLRISNKVEKSMLRIDLDSSPEPLLRTKAVKRKQPEGGAVAQPVKKIGRKKITKRGNLDALAAKLSLERPVPSARAEPSSVFNDDLPSSPPRVSIREQLEGTKTAEMEKAVEVKKPVEVELEAEKTMEVETVDVGSTKPKSPEVVAHGSGKGKSIFEEGFPVITVPSSVATSAPPRDDIEENPVNVDQSFIAQDEEDSPIRPDETLGDYYYRTYSENRASEIHAPFSDWQICRDWSQGIFPPAEVKFQKERSHDHTYRSYLEETASSTSTTHRIVRELRSMHKEWDAFEAYKKEVAEEKSKVAALRAKLDADQAEFESEQKTEEWSAAGWKRKAESEAAFLSEERKRWKEICDKDNSEKMVLRNNINNLKAEIEKLKKEKAEAEAARDEARSHREMSGQREEQTKAELESAKKDLQLERVKKTEAARRLTKTEGKLKSSEIARVTVESLVEPLMNDMLWMRHHGIINVANSILNSIDLDQTVANLMVSARNDGYTQGYAECTQHVNDALRVDWDNSRSATRRVDTGAAHAAAKAEYNNLRLPVMDLVTTALQSDDFVAQLKDMLPDEADASDDEDLE
- the LOC110886294 gene encoding uncharacterized protein LOC110886294 isoform X1, which translates into the protein MDSIALKPPVSESDKWGCFLKQDACNEKKKKRVVTKERKAKKKIKDRIKRAEKRLKLGVKRLKRQPVVKEKKISYCRHYMNGRCHEGEKCKFSHDTTPLTKSKPCCVFARHACMKGDDCPFDHELSKYPCNNYQTTGSCSRGSACMFSHETQPSEGSVNESNKSKPEQKPLSNSGSKKVETNSCSVPKFVDITSKSTHPPKGINFLSQEKLPLVSRPPKGISFLSQEKLTLESRLSPKVDSGVKEITKTPPLFQDFEEKTKVPPVVHDFEDITKTPTVVPRGINFLSFGKKPGLDYSNGGYSLRISNKVEKSMLRIDLDSSPEPLLRTKAVKRKQPEGGAVAQPVKKIGRKKITKRGNLDALAAKLSLERPVPSARAEPSSVFNDDLPSSPPRVSIREQLEGTKTAEMEKAVEVKKPVEVELEAEKTMEVETVDVGSTKPKSPEVVAHGSGKGKSIFEEGFPVITVPSSVATSAPPRDDIEENPVNVDQSFIAQDEEDSPIRPDETLGDYYYRTYSENRASEIHAPFSDWQICRDWSQGIFPPAEVKFQKERSHDHTYRSYLEETASSTSTTHRIVRELRSMHKEWDAFEAYKKEVAEEKSKVAALRAKLDADQAEFESEQKTEEWSAAGWKRKAESEAAFLSEERKRWKEICDKDNSEKMVLRNNINNLKAEIEKLKKEKAEAEAARDEARSHREMSGQREEQTKAELESAKKDLQLERVKKTEAARRLTKTEGKLKSSEIARVTVESLVEPLMNDMLWMRHHGIINVANSILNSIDLDQTVANLMVSARNDGYTQGYAECTQHVNDALRVDWDNSRSATRRVDTGAAHAAAKAEYNNLRLPVMDLVTTALQSDDFVAQLKDMLPDEADASDDEDLE
- the LOC110886294 gene encoding uncharacterized protein LOC110886294 isoform X3 — translated: MDSIALKPPVSESDKWGCFLKQDACNEKKKKRVVTKERKAKKKIKDRIKRAEKRLKLGVKRLKRQPVVKEKKISYCRHYMNGRCHEGEKCKFSHDTTPLTKSKPCCVFARHACMKGDDCPFDHELSKYPCNNYQTTGSCSRGSACMFSHETQPSEGSVNESNKSKPEQKPLSNSGSKKVETNSCSVPKFVDITSKSTHPPKGINFLSQEKLPLVSRPPKGISFLSQEKLTLESRLSPKVDSGVKEITKTPPLFQDFEEKTKVPPVVHDFEDITKTPTVVPRGINFLSFGKKPGLDYSNGGYSLRISNKVEKSMLRIDLDSSPEPLLRTKAVKRKQPEGGAVAQPVKKIGRKKITKRGNLDALAAKLSLERPVPSARAEPSSVFNDDLPSSPPRVSIREQLEGTKTAEMEKAVEVKKPVEVELEAEKTMEVETVDVGSTKPKSPEVVAHGSGKGKSIFEEGFPVITVPSSVATSAPPRDDIEENPVNVDQSFIAQDEEDSPIRPDETLGDYYYRTYSENRASEIHAPFSDWQICRDWSQGIFPPAEVKFQKERSHDHTYRSYLEETASSTSTTHRIVRELRSMHKEWDAFEAYKKEVAEEKSKVAALRAKLDADQAEFESEQKTEEWSAAGWKRKAESEAAFLSEERKRWKEICDKDNSEKMVLRNNINNLKAEIEKLKKEKAEAEAARDEARSHREMSGQREVQTCATLTLRNKEIK
- the LOC110886295 gene encoding endo-1,3;1,4-beta-D-glucanase, which codes for MSGPECCQNPPAPSSGGESGDLLQIASLNSYVSGNPDSKVAVILISDVYGYGAPKLRQLADKVAAAGYYVLVPDFFYGDPLTPGTNIEDWLKNHAPEQAVDFAKRVIQALKEKGVTKIGAAGFCWGAKVVVELAKDAEIQFAALLHPSFVTLDDIKGVKIPIGILGAEIDKRSPPELVKEFEAALVANEVNNFVKIYPGVAHGWTVRYKDEDAAEVKCAEEAHQDLVDWFGKCRH